The following are encoded in a window of Clostridia bacterium genomic DNA:
- a CDS encoding SpoIIIAC/SpoIIIAD family protein codes for MNILQIVAFGIVATFMVIYLRPYSKETALLLGIGSGIIIIISVLDGLFDVAYTFYNLAEKTGINSGLFATVIKVIGIGYLTEFAGNMCIDADSRSIGDKIFFAGKICIMIVALPLITSLVEVVIKLLP; via the coding sequence ATGAACATTTTGCAAATTGTAGCTTTTGGCATAGTTGCAACTTTTATGGTAATTTATCTAAGGCCATATAGCAAGGAAACAGCCTTGCTACTGGGAATTGGTAGCGGTATAATCATCATTATTTCCGTACTAGACGGGCTATTTGACGTAGCTTATACTTTCTATAATCTAGCCGAAAAGACAGGTATAAATAGCGGACTTTTCGCAACTGTAATTAAAGTAATCGGTATTGGATATTTAACTGAGTTTGCAGGTAATATGTGTATTGACGCCGATAGTCGTAGCATAGGCGATAAGATATTTTTTGCCGGAAAAATTTGTATTATGATAGTAGCTTTGCCCTTAATTACTAGTCTTGTGGAGGTTGTAATAAAACTATTACCGTGA
- the spoIIIAC gene encoding stage III sporulation protein AC, whose product MDISLIYKIAVIGLLTAVISALLKKANKDEIATLVTIAGLILGLLIVLDMVFQLFSSIESLFKF is encoded by the coding sequence ATGGATATAAGTTTAATTTATAAAATAGCCGTAATAGGTTTGCTTACCGCAGTAATATCAGCTTTGTTAAAAAAAGCTAATAAAGACGAAATAGCTACTTTGGTAACAATCGCAGGGCTTATACTTGGGCTTTTAATTGTGTTAGATATGGTTTTTCAATTATTTAGTTCGATTGAATCATTATTTAAATTTTAG
- a CDS encoding stage III sporulation protein AB yields the protein MQLACIVLVVSCTYIGYKLSQKYKIKEKLYYSFVSFCASYTANLEYKLDKLSALFSSPSYSSEFITIKDAYYSGKDISLKYLTQQEANYIKDFFNLLGKNDARTQIKEVEFFSKYFNKKYEEVSSESKSKALLVLKLGVFVGVLLCIIII from the coding sequence ATGCAATTAGCTTGTATTGTCTTAGTTGTCAGTTGTACATATATCGGTTATAAGTTATCTCAAAAATATAAAATTAAAGAGAAACTTTATTATAGCTTTGTTTCTTTTTGCGCTAGTTATACGGCAAACTTAGAGTACAAATTGGATAAATTGTCAGCGTTGTTTAGTAGTCCTAGTTATAGCAGTGAATTTATAACTATTAAAGACGCTTATTACTCGGGAAAAGATATAAGTTTAAAGTATTTAACACAACAAGAAGCCAACTACATTAAAGATTTCTTTAATCTTTTAGGAAAAAATGATGCAAGAACACAAATAAAAGAAGTAGAATTTTTCAGCAAATATTTTAATAAAAAATATGAAGAAGTATCTAGCGAAAGTAAAAGTAAAGCGTTATTGGTGTTAAAATTAGGGGTTTTTGTGGGTGTGTTATTGTGTATCATAATAATTTAA